A genomic region of Pseudomonas migulae contains the following coding sequences:
- a CDS encoding HAD-IA family hydrolase produces MRPSDYKLLIFDWDGTLADSIGRIVEAMHVASERSGFPLRDDFAVKGIIGLGLPEAIRTLYPEIGDNELVAFRQHYADHYIASEAVPSPLFEGVVESMEAFRAEGYHLAVATGKARRGLDRVLQAHGWEDYFDITRAADETASKPHPLMLEQILTHCEVRPEQALMVGDSSFDLQMARNAGMDSVAVSYGAQSIEALKLFEPALAIDRFSELHAWLSQRA; encoded by the coding sequence GTGCGCCCATCTGATTACAAACTGCTGATTTTCGATTGGGACGGCACGCTCGCCGACTCCATTGGTCGGATTGTCGAGGCGATGCACGTCGCGTCCGAACGATCCGGTTTCCCGTTGCGCGATGATTTTGCCGTCAAGGGCATCATCGGGCTGGGCCTTCCGGAAGCCATTCGCACGTTGTATCCGGAAATCGGCGACAACGAACTGGTGGCTTTCCGTCAGCACTATGCCGATCACTACATCGCTTCGGAAGCCGTTCCTTCGCCGCTGTTTGAAGGGGTGGTCGAGTCGATGGAGGCGTTTCGCGCCGAGGGTTATCACCTGGCGGTTGCGACCGGCAAGGCGCGTCGCGGGCTGGATCGTGTGCTGCAGGCGCATGGTTGGGAGGATTATTTCGACATCACCCGCGCGGCCGACGAAACCGCCAGCAAGCCCCATCCGCTGATGCTCGAGCAGATCCTCACCCATTGCGAGGTTCGCCCGGAGCAAGCGTTGATGGTCGGTGATTCATCCTTCGACCTGCAGATGGCGCGCAATGCCGGCATGGATTCGGTGGCGGTCAGCTACGGCGCGCAATCGATCGAGGCGCTGAAGCTGTTCGAGCCGGCACTGGCCATCGATCGTTTTTCAGAATTGCATGCCTGGCTGAGTCAGCGGGCCTAA
- a CDS encoding nucleotidyltransferase family protein: MSEPIGAIVLAAGQGNRFRQVAGADKDKLLADCAGRDGAVRSVIEQVLVSVPASLEKRVLVTTEDRPQVIRMAQAYGFEIVLIESTGMGDSIAAGVAVCPQLGGWLIVLGDMPFILPSSIERVVAGVADDSVSVPVHQGKYGHPVGFGRSFGPGLMALSGDHGAKPLFASARMVEVAVDDPGVLWDVDVPAALVFK, from the coding sequence ATGAGTGAGCCAATCGGCGCTATCGTGTTGGCGGCGGGGCAGGGCAACCGGTTTCGGCAAGTGGCGGGAGCCGACAAGGATAAGTTGCTGGCGGACTGTGCGGGACGCGATGGCGCCGTTCGTTCGGTGATCGAGCAGGTGCTGGTGAGTGTGCCGGCCAGCCTTGAAAAACGCGTTCTGGTGACGACCGAAGATCGCCCGCAAGTGATTCGCATGGCCCAGGCTTATGGATTTGAGATTGTGCTGATCGAATCGACCGGCATGGGTGACAGCATCGCGGCTGGGGTGGCGGTGTGCCCGCAGCTCGGTGGGTGGTTGATTGTGTTGGGGGATATGCCGTTTATTTTGCCGTCGAGTATTGAGCGGGTGGTAGCGGGGGTTGCTGATGACTCTGTCAGTGTGCCGGTACATCAAGGGAAGTATGGGCACCCAGTGGGTTTCGGGCGTTCGTTTGGACCGGGATTGATGGCGTTGTCCGGAGATCACGGGGCCAAGCCATTGTTTGCGTCGGCGAGGATGGTCGAGGTCGCGGTGGACGATCCCGGGGTGTTGTGGGATGTGGATGTGCCCGCTGCGTTGGTCTTCAAGTAG
- a CDS encoding XdhC family protein — MDSVDLNVLRSVLEWRRAGQRVVLYSVVQTWGTAPRAPGAMLALREDGVVIGSVSGGCVEDDLIARLHDGRIPADGPPVQLITYGVTREEAARFGLPCGGTLRLTEERVGDPEWVAELLARCEGHEIVARSLDLATGDVVLQPANKSDVLSFDGHTLRAIYGPRWRLLLIGAGQLSRYVAEMARLLDFEVLICDPRTEFAYGWEEQHGRFVSGMPDEAVLNIQTDERTAIVALTHDPRLDDMALLTALDSRAFYVGALGSRVNSLKRRDNLAQLGLSQEAIERLHGPIGLHIGSHSPAEIALSLLAEIVAIKNGVELKQKKPLREEV; from the coding sequence ATGGACAGCGTCGATCTGAACGTCCTGCGCAGCGTGCTGGAATGGCGCCGCGCCGGTCAGCGAGTGGTGTTGTACAGCGTGGTCCAGACCTGGGGCACCGCGCCCCGGGCACCTGGCGCCATGTTGGCCTTGCGCGAAGACGGGGTGGTGATTGGCTCGGTGTCCGGTGGTTGTGTCGAGGATGACCTGATTGCCCGGCTGCACGATGGCCGGATTCCGGCTGACGGGCCGCCGGTGCAACTCATCACCTACGGCGTTACCCGCGAGGAGGCCGCACGCTTCGGTTTGCCGTGCGGTGGCACCTTGCGCCTGACCGAGGAACGCGTCGGTGACCCGGAATGGGTCGCTGAATTGCTGGCGCGTTGCGAAGGCCATGAAATCGTTGCTCGCTCGCTGGATCTTGCAACCGGTGACGTGGTGTTGCAGCCGGCGAACAAGAGCGATGTGCTGAGTTTCGACGGTCACACGTTACGGGCGATCTACGGTCCGCGCTGGCGATTGTTGCTGATTGGTGCGGGGCAACTGTCCCGGTATGTCGCCGAGATGGCGCGGTTGCTGGATTTCGAAGTGCTGATCTGCGACCCGCGCACCGAATTCGCCTACGGCTGGGAAGAACAGCACGGTCGCTTTGTCTCCGGCATGCCGGACGAAGCGGTGCTGAACATTCAAACCGACGAACGCACGGCCATCGTTGCGCTGACCCACGATCCGCGCCTGGATGACATGGCGCTGCTCACGGCCCTCGACTCCCGGGCCTTTTATGTCGGCGCGCTGGGCTCACGGGTCAACAGCCTGAAGCGCCGGGATAACCTGGCTCAGCTAGGCTTGTCACAAGAGGCCATCGAACGCTTGCACGGTCCGATCGGTCTGCACATCGGCAGCCATTCCCCGGCGGAAATCGCCTTGTCGCTGCTGGCCGAAATTGTGGCGATCAAGAACGGTGTCGAGCTGAAACAGAAGAAGCCGTTGCGGGAGGAAGTATGA
- the rluC gene encoding 23S rRNA pseudouridine(955/2504/2580) synthase RluC, translating to MTTTAPSTPAVQLLEVSPEYAGQRIDNFLLARLKGVPKTLIYRILRKGEVRVNKGRIKPEYKLQAGDIVRVPPVRVPERDEPVPLAQGLLQRLEASIIYEDKALMVINKPCGIAVHGGSGLTYGVIEAFRQLRPDAKELELVHRLDRDTSGLLMIAKKRSMLRHLHTALRGDGVDKRYMALVRGNWAASIKQVRASLGKSNLRSGERMVEVDEEEGKESVTVFKVLRRFGDFATLIEAKPITGRTHQIRVHTLHAGHCIAGDTKYGDEGFSKEIRDLGGKRLFLHAYMLTVPLPDGGELKLQAPVDEMWAKTVERLSAPI from the coding sequence ATGACGACTACTGCCCCTTCGACCCCAGCCGTACAACTGCTGGAGGTCTCGCCGGAATATGCCGGCCAACGAATTGATAACTTCCTTCTCGCTCGGCTCAAAGGCGTGCCCAAGACCTTGATTTACCGCATTTTGCGTAAAGGCGAAGTGCGAGTGAACAAAGGCCGGATCAAGCCCGAATACAAGCTGCAGGCGGGCGATATCGTGCGCGTGCCGCCGGTTCGCGTGCCTGAACGCGACGAACCTGTGCCGCTGGCCCAGGGCCTGCTGCAGCGACTCGAAGCCTCGATTATCTATGAAGACAAAGCGTTGATGGTGATCAACAAGCCTTGCGGTATCGCGGTTCACGGCGGCAGCGGCCTGACTTACGGCGTGATCGAAGCCTTTCGTCAGTTGCGCCCCGATGCCAAGGAGCTTGAGCTGGTTCACCGTCTCGACCGTGACACGTCCGGCCTGCTGATGATCGCCAAGAAACGCAGCATGCTGCGTCACTTGCACACGGCCTTGCGCGGTGATGGCGTGGACAAACGCTACATGGCGCTGGTCCGCGGTAACTGGGCGGCCTCGATCAAGCAAGTCCGAGCATCGCTGGGCAAGAGCAATCTGCGTTCCGGCGAGCGGATGGTCGAAGTCGACGAGGAGGAGGGCAAGGAGTCTGTGACCGTGTTCAAGGTCCTGCGCCGATTCGGCGACTTTGCCACCCTGATCGAAGCCAAGCCGATTACCGGCCGGACTCACCAGATCCGCGTCCACACCCTGCACGCCGGGCATTGCATCGCTGGCGACACCAAGTACGGCGACGAAGGTTTCAGCAAGGAAATCCGTGACCTGGGCGGCAAGCGCCTGTTCCTGCATGCCTACATGCTGACCGTGCCGCTGCCCGATGGTGGCGAGCTGAAGTTGCAGGCACCTGTCGACGAGATGTGGGCCAAGACCGTGGAGCGATTGAGTGCGCCCATCTGA
- a CDS encoding YceD family protein: MLNDPIPPHVDPRKLADRGTTLQGELLLADLERLCDPLSDTVGTVQAKFVFERDERKSVVIHSFIDTEVKMVCQRCLELVTLPIHSECSYAVVKEGANTQSLPKGYDVLELGEDPLDLQSLIEEELLLALPIVPAHHPEECQQPGGLEEAEPSEDEVTRSNPFSVLAQLKRDPNV, translated from the coding sequence ATGTTGAATGACCCGATTCCACCTCACGTTGACCCGCGCAAATTGGCTGACCGTGGCACCACCCTTCAAGGTGAACTGCTGCTGGCCGATTTGGAGAGACTCTGCGACCCGCTTTCCGACACTGTCGGTACGGTGCAGGCTAAATTCGTTTTTGAACGAGATGAACGTAAGTCTGTGGTAATCCACAGCTTTATCGACACCGAAGTCAAAATGGTTTGCCAGCGTTGTCTTGAGCTGGTCACCCTGCCGATCCATAGCGAATGCAGTTATGCTGTGGTGAAGGAGGGTGCGAATACCCAGTCGTTGCCGAAAGGTTATGACGTGCTGGAACTGGGCGAAGATCCATTGGATCTGCAGTCACTGATCGAGGAGGAGCTTCTGCTCGCCTTGCCCATTGTGCCTGCTCATCATCCGGAAGAATGCCAGCAGCCGGGGGGTCTCGAAGAGGCCGAACCGAGCGAGGACGAGGTAACGCGGTCCAACCCGTTCAGTGTATTGGCGCAGTTAAAGCGTGACCCAAACGTTTAG
- the sppA gene encoding signal peptide peptidase SppA translates to MTDEWKAPAKASAESGDEKSWKLLEKTLLASVQEQRRSRRWGIFFKLLTFVYLFGALVLFTPLMDMEKAASRSGNYTALIDVTGMIADKEPASADNIVGSLRAAFEDEKVKGVILRINSPGGSPVQSGYVYDEIRRLRGLHPDTKVYAVISDLGASGAYYIASAADQIYADKASLVGSIGVTAAGYGFVGTMEKLGVERRTYTSGEHKSFLDPFQPQKPEETRFWQGVLDTTHQQFISSVKKGRGDRLKDKEHPELFSGLVWSGEQALPLGLIDGLGNASSVARDVIGEKELVDFTVQESPFDRFSKKLGASVAEHLAMWMGFNGPSLR, encoded by the coding sequence ATGACCGACGAATGGAAAGCACCCGCCAAGGCGAGCGCAGAGAGCGGTGACGAGAAGAGCTGGAAGCTGCTGGAAAAAACCCTGCTGGCCAGCGTGCAGGAGCAGCGCCGTTCGCGGCGCTGGGGGATTTTCTTCAAGCTGCTGACCTTTGTGTATCTGTTTGGCGCGCTGGTCCTGTTCACGCCGCTGATGGACATGGAAAAAGCCGCCAGCCGCAGCGGCAATTACACCGCGCTGATCGACGTGACGGGCATGATCGCCGACAAGGAGCCCGCCAGCGCTGACAACATCGTCGGCAGCCTGCGCGCAGCCTTTGAAGATGAGAAGGTCAAGGGCGTCATCCTGCGCATCAACAGTCCGGGCGGCAGTCCGGTGCAGTCGGGTTACGTTTATGACGAGATCCGCCGCTTGCGTGGCCTGCACCCGGACACCAAGGTTTATGCGGTGATCTCCGACCTGGGCGCTTCCGGCGCCTATTACATCGCCAGTGCGGCGGATCAGATTTATGCCGACAAGGCGAGTCTGGTGGGCTCCATTGGTGTGACGGCGGCGGGTTACGGGTTTGTCGGCACCATGGAGAAACTGGGTGTCGAGCGTCGCACCTACACGTCTGGCGAGCACAAGTCGTTCCTCGATCCGTTCCAGCCGCAAAAGCCTGAAGAGACGCGGTTCTGGCAGGGCGTGCTCGATACGACGCACCAGCAGTTCATCAGCAGCGTCAAGAAGGGGCGTGGCGATCGCCTCAAGGACAAAGAGCATCCGGAGTTGTTCTCCGGGTTGGTCTGGTCCGGTGAGCAGGCGTTGCCGCTGGGCTTGATCGATGGCCTGGGCAATGCCAGTTCGGTGGCGCGTGACGTGATTGGTGAAAAAGAGCTGGTGGACTTCACCGTTCAGGAATCGCCGTTCGATCGCTTCTCGAAGAAGCTTGGTGCCAGCGTGGCTGAGCATTTGGCGATGTGGATGGGGTTTAACGGTCCGTCGCTGCGCTGA
- a CDS encoding xanthine dehydrogenase family protein molybdopterin-binding subunit produces the protein MSQLPNDFALSNFSRRGFLKGVGATGALVIAASWGWQDAFAAEKEKKFGADGMPNGWIDDPKVYVSIAADGTVTVVCNRSEMGQGVRTSLTMVVADELDADWALVKVQQAPGDEVRFGNQDTDGSRSMRHWYEPMRRCGAAARTMLEQAAAEQWKVPVGECHAQLHKVIHKPSGRELGYGALAVAASALAVPARDSVRLKEPSEFRYIGKEGTKAIDGADIVNGRAIYGADVHFDGMLYATIARPAVYGGKVKSVDDSAALKVPGVIKVIRIEGRPLPSEFQPLGGVAVVASNTWAAIKGRDALKIEWDDGPNASYDSIAYRKEIEAASLKPGKVVRNTGNIDEAMSSANSTVEASYYLPHLTQAPMEPMVAIARYKDGVCEAWAPSQAPQVTRERIGERLGIPFDNVTFNVTLLGGGFGRKSKPDFIIEAAILAKEFPGKAVRVQWTREDDIHCSYFHTVSAEYLKASLNKDGLPSGWLHRTVAPSITALFAPGMNHEAAFELGMGFTNMAYAIPNVRLENPEAAIHTRVGWYRSVSNIPHGFAIQSFVDELAHKAGEDPLKYQIKLLGPDRQIDPRTLSEEWNYGESPERYPIDTGRMRTVLETAAKAAGWGRELPKGRGLGLAVHYSFVTYVAAVIEVEVKDDGTLIVHKADIAVDCGPQINPERIRSQFEGACVMGLGNAVLGEISFKDGKVQQDNFHMYEVARMSLAPKEVAVHLVTPPGNVPLGGVGEPGVPPIAPALCNAIFAATGKRIRDLPVRFQLQGWQKAEA, from the coding sequence CATGCCCAACGGCTGGATCGATGATCCGAAGGTGTACGTCAGCATCGCCGCTGATGGCACGGTGACGGTAGTCTGCAACCGTTCGGAAATGGGCCAGGGCGTGCGCACCAGTTTGACCATGGTGGTGGCCGATGAACTGGACGCCGACTGGGCTCTGGTGAAAGTGCAACAGGCGCCGGGCGACGAAGTGCGGTTCGGCAATCAGGACACCGACGGTTCGCGCAGCATGCGTCACTGGTACGAACCGATGCGCCGTTGCGGTGCTGCTGCGCGGACCATGCTCGAACAAGCCGCCGCCGAGCAGTGGAAAGTCCCGGTCGGCGAATGCCATGCGCAATTGCACAAAGTCATCCATAAACCGAGTGGGCGTGAGCTGGGCTACGGCGCGCTGGCCGTCGCTGCCAGTGCGTTGGCGGTACCGGCGCGCGACAGTGTGCGGCTCAAGGAGCCTTCGGAGTTCCGCTACATCGGCAAGGAAGGCACCAAAGCCATCGACGGTGCAGACATCGTCAACGGTCGCGCCATCTACGGTGCCGACGTGCATTTCGACGGCATGCTGTACGCCACCATCGCGCGTCCGGCGGTCTATGGCGGCAAGGTCAAATCCGTGGATGACAGCGCCGCGCTGAAAGTCCCGGGGGTGATCAAAGTCATCCGGATCGAAGGCCGTCCGCTGCCCTCGGAATTCCAGCCGCTGGGTGGCGTGGCCGTGGTCGCCAGCAACACTTGGGCGGCAATCAAGGGCCGAGACGCGCTGAAAATCGAATGGGATGACGGGCCTAACGCCAGTTACGACTCGATCGCCTACCGCAAGGAAATTGAAGCCGCGTCGCTCAAACCCGGCAAAGTCGTGCGCAATACCGGCAACATCGACGAGGCCATGAGTAGCGCCAACAGCACTGTCGAAGCCTCCTACTATCTGCCGCATCTGACGCAGGCGCCGATGGAGCCAATGGTCGCCATCGCACGCTACAAGGACGGCGTATGCGAAGCCTGGGCACCGAGCCAGGCGCCGCAAGTCACCCGCGAACGGATCGGCGAGCGCCTGGGCATTCCGTTCGATAACGTCACCTTTAATGTCACCTTGCTCGGTGGCGGTTTCGGTCGCAAGTCCAAGCCGGACTTCATTATCGAAGCGGCGATCCTTGCCAAGGAATTCCCCGGCAAGGCGGTTCGGGTGCAGTGGACCCGTGAAGACGACATCCATTGCTCCTATTTCCACACCGTGTCGGCCGAGTATCTGAAAGCCAGCCTGAACAAGGATGGCCTGCCGTCCGGCTGGCTGCACCGCACTGTGGCGCCGAGTATCACCGCGCTGTTTGCACCGGGCATGAACCACGAGGCGGCCTTCGAGTTGGGCATGGGTTTCACCAACATGGCTTACGCGATTCCCAACGTGCGCCTGGAAAACCCGGAAGCGGCGATCCATACGCGGGTTGGCTGGTATCGCTCGGTGTCGAACATTCCCCACGGGTTTGCGATTCAGAGCTTTGTCGATGAGCTGGCGCACAAGGCCGGTGAGGATCCGCTCAAGTATCAGATCAAGTTGCTGGGGCCGGATCGTCAGATCGATCCGCGCACCTTGAGTGAAGAGTGGAACTACGGTGAGTCGCCCGAGCGCTATCCGATCGACACCGGGCGGATGCGCACGGTGCTGGAAACCGCTGCCAAAGCGGCGGGTTGGGGGCGTGAGTTGCCGAAGGGTCGGGGCCTGGGGCTGGCGGTGCATTACAGCTTCGTCACCTATGTGGCGGCGGTGATCGAAGTCGAAGTCAAGGACGACGGCACATTGATCGTGCACAAGGCCGATATTGCGGTGGATTGCGGTCCGCAGATCAACCCGGAGCGGATTCGCTCGCAGTTCGAAGGTGCCTGTGTGATGGGCCTGGGCAATGCGGTGCTGGGGGAAATCAGTTTCAAGGACGGCAAGGTCCAGCAGGACAACTTCCATATGTACGAAGTGGCGCGCATGTCCCTGGCGCCGAAGGAAGTCGCCGTGCATCTGGTGACTCCTCCGGGCAACGTACCGCTGGGCGGTGTCGGTGAACCGGGCGTGCCGCCGATCGCGCCAGCGCTGTGCAATGCGATCTTTGCCGCGACTGGCAAACGTATCCGCGATCTGCCGGTTCGCTTTCAGTTGCAGGGTTGGCAGAAGGCTGAGGCTTGA
- the rne gene encoding ribonuclease E — translation MKRMLINATQPEELRVALVDGQRLYDLDIESGAREQKKANIYKGRITRIEPSLEAAFVDFGSERHGFLPLKEISREYFKKAPEGRVNIKDVLSEGQEVIVQVEKEERGNKGAALTTFISLAGRYLVLMPNNPRAGGISRRIEGEERNELREALNGLVAPADMGLIVRTAGLGRSSEEMQWDLDYLLQLWTAIKEASLDRSAPFLIYQESNVIIRAIRDYLRQDIGEVLIDSVEAQDEALTFIRQVMPQYASKIKLYEDSVPLFNRFQIESQIETAFQRVVELPSGGSIVIDPTEALVSIDINSARATKGSDIEETALQTNLEAAEEIARQLRLRDIGGLIVIDFIDMTPAKNQRAVEEKVRECLEADRARVQVGRISRFGLLEMSRQRLRPSLGESSGIVCPRCNGTGIIRDVESLSLAILRLIEEEALKDRTAEVRAQVPIPVAAFLLNEKRNSITKIELRTRARIVILPNDHLETPHFEVQRLRDDSPEAAVGQSSYEIAAAAAEVEEVQPAAATRTLVRQEAAVKTAPARANAPVPTEVVAAPVAAPAVVPEPSLFKGLVKSLVGLFATKEEPAAPVAVEKPATTERPARNEERRNGRQQSRNRNGRRDEERKPREERAPREERAPREPREAREAREETPAVAREERAPREERAPRAPREERAPRAPREDRKPRGEREERVRELREPLDATAPVAAAAATAEERPARQPREERAPRPPREERQPRAEQAAAAVAEEELTGNEEQLQEDGQEGAEGDRPRRRSRGQRRRSNRRERQRDANGNVIEGSEESESAEGNEAGESREAPSAADLAAGLAVTAAVASSVISAPAEAQANEQAERATAATLETAPVEAPVVEATTPVEVTSAPEIEVAPAQEAQPQVEAAAEPAFIAEAPAVVAEPVVETVAETVTETVREVREEQTAFNWVAETAVAEAPAPEAEAKVSEPVVAAAEPAPVVEAPAPVVAEVAVPAVEAAPVSALTPSGRAPNDPREVRRRKREEERLQKEAELAAAAAPVAVEVAPVVAEVVEAAPAPAAEVTAEPADSVIDEAPRSVQEAVEQHEQALEKEHEPKPLV, via the coding sequence ATGAAAAGAATGCTGATTAACGCAACTCAACCCGAAGAGTTGCGTGTTGCACTGGTAGATGGCCAACGCCTCTACGACCTGGACATCGAATCCGGTGCACGCGAGCAGAAGAAGGCCAACATCTATAAAGGCCGGATTACTCGCATCGAACCAAGCCTTGAGGCTGCCTTTGTCGATTTCGGCTCCGAGCGCCACGGCTTCCTGCCCCTCAAAGAAATCTCCCGCGAATACTTCAAGAAGGCTCCTGAAGGCCGCGTCAACATCAAGGACGTCCTGAGCGAAGGCCAGGAAGTCATCGTTCAGGTCGAAAAAGAAGAACGTGGCAACAAGGGCGCCGCCCTGACCACCTTCATCAGCCTGGCCGGTCGTTATCTCGTTCTGATGCCGAACAACCCGCGTGCCGGCGGTATCTCCCGTCGCATCGAAGGTGAAGAGCGCAACGAACTGCGTGAAGCCCTGAACGGCCTGGTTGCCCCGGCCGACATGGGTCTGATCGTGCGCACTGCCGGCCTCGGCCGCAGCAGCGAAGAAATGCAGTGGGACCTCGATTACCTGCTGCAACTCTGGACCGCCATCAAAGAAGCCTCGCTGGATCGTTCCGCGCCATTCCTGATCTACCAGGAAAGCAACGTGATCATCCGCGCCATCCGCGATTACCTGCGCCAGGACATCGGCGAAGTGCTGATCGACAGCGTTGAAGCCCAGGACGAAGCCCTGACCTTCATCCGCCAGGTGATGCCGCAGTACGCCAGCAAGATCAAGCTGTACGAAGACAGCGTTCCGCTGTTCAACCGTTTCCAGATCGAAAGCCAGATCGAGACCGCTTTCCAGCGCGTCGTTGAACTGCCTTCCGGCGGCTCCATCGTTATCGATCCGACCGAAGCCCTGGTGTCCATCGACATCAACTCGGCGCGCGCCACCAAAGGCAGCGACATCGAAGAAACCGCCCTGCAGACCAACCTTGAAGCCGCCGAAGAAATCGCCCGTCAGTTGCGCCTGCGCGACATCGGCGGCCTAATCGTCATCGACTTCATCGACATGACCCCTGCCAAGAACCAGCGCGCCGTGGAAGAAAAAGTCCGCGAATGCCTGGAAGCCGACCGCGCTCGCGTGCAAGTCGGTCGCATCTCGCGCTTCGGCCTGCTGGAAATGTCCCGTCAGCGCCTGCGTCCATCGCTCGGCGAAAGCAGCGGCATCGTTTGCCCGCGTTGCAACGGCACCGGCATCATCCGTGACGTTGAATCGCTGTCGCTGGCGATCCTGCGCCTGATCGAAGAAGAAGCCCTGAAAGACCGCACCGCCGAAGTCCGCGCCCAAGTGCCGATTCCGGTCGCAGCCTTCCTGCTCAACGAAAAACGCAACTCGATCACCAAGATCGAACTGCGCACCCGTGCCCGCATCGTCATTCTGCCGAACGATCACCTCGAGACGCCGCACTTCGAAGTTCAGCGTCTGCGCGATGACAGCCCGGAAGCCGCGGTTGGCCAGTCCAGCTACGAAATCGCTGCTGCCGCTGCCGAAGTCGAAGAAGTCCAGCCAGCCGCTGCGACCCGCACCCTGGTTCGCCAGGAAGCCGCGGTCAAGACTGCTCCGGCCCGCGCCAACGCTCCGGTTCCGACCGAAGTCGTTGCTGCTCCTGTTGCTGCACCGGCCGTCGTGCCAGAGCCAAGCTTGTTCAAAGGCCTGGTGAAGTCGCTGGTTGGTCTGTTTGCAACCAAGGAAGAGCCTGCTGCTCCGGTTGCGGTTGAAAAACCGGCGACCACCGAGCGTCCGGCCCGCAACGAAGAGCGCCGCAACGGTCGCCAGCAGAGCCGCAACCGTAACGGTCGCCGCGATGAAGAGCGCAAGCCTCGCGAGGAACGTGCACCGCGTGAAGAACGCGCACCACGTGAGCCACGCGAAGCCCGCGAAGCCCGCGAAGAAACCCCGGCAGTCGCTCGTGAAGAACGCGCTCCACGCGAAGAACGCGCACCGCGCGCCCCGCGTGAAGAACGTGCACCGCGCGCGCCTCGCGAAGATCGCAAGCCACGTGGCGAGCGTGAAGAGCGGGTTCGTGAACTGCGTGAACCTCTGGATGCCACGGCTCCGGTCGCTGCAGCTGCAGCTACCGCTGAAGAGCGTCCAGCCCGCCAGCCACGCGAAGAACGTGCTCCACGCCCACCGCGTGAAGAGCGTCAACCACGTGCCGAGCAAGCCGCTGCCGCTGTAGCCGAAGAAGAACTGACCGGCAACGAAGAGCAACTGCAGGAAGACGGTCAGGAAGGCGCCGAAGGCGATCGTCCACGCCGCCGCTCCCGTGGCCAGCGTCGTCGCAGCAACCGTCGCGAGCGTCAACGCGATGCCAACGGCAACGTGATCGAAGGTTCGGAAGAATCGGAATCCGCGGAAGGCAACGAAGCGGGCGAAAGCCGCGAAGCGCCAAGCGCTGCCGATCTGGCCGCCGGTCTTGCCGTTACCGCAGCCGTTGCCAGCAGCGTGATCAGCGCTCCGGCCGAAGCACAAGCCAACGAGCAAGCCGAACGCGCCACTGCCGCCACACTGGAAACTGCTCCAGTAGAAGCGCCGGTCGTTGAAGCGACTACGCCTGTAGAAGTAACTTCCGCTCCGGAAATCGAAGTGGCACCGGCTCAGGAAGCACAGCCTCAGGTTGAAGCTGCCGCTGAACCGGCGTTCATTGCTGAAGCGCCTGCCGTGGTTGCAGAGCCGGTTGTTGAAACCGTTGCTGAAACCGTGACCGAAACGGTTCGTGAAGTTCGCGAAGAGCAAACCGCGTTCAACTGGGTTGCCGAGACAGCTGTTGCCGAAGCGCCAGCACCAGAAGCTGAAGCCAAGGTCTCCGAGCCAGTAGTGGCTGCTGCCGAACCTGCTCCGGTGGTCGAAGCGCCTGCGCCGGTTGTCGCTGAAGTGGCTGTACCAGCCGTCGAAGCCGCTCCCGTCAGCGCCCTGACGCCAAGTGGCCGCGCGCCGAACGACCCGCGTGAAGTGCGTCGTCGCAAGCGTGAAGAAGAGCGTCTGCAGAAGGAAGCCGAACTAGCTGCCGCTGCTGCTCCGGTCGCTGTCGAAGTGGCACCTGTTGTGGCTGAAGTCGTCGAGGCAGCTCCTGCCCCGGCTGCTGAAGTCACTGCCGAGCCAGCTGACTCCGTGATCGACGAAGCACCGCGCTCCGTTCAGGAAGCGGTAGAGCAACACGAACAAGCCCTGGAAAAAGAACACGAGCCTAAACCCCTCGTCTGA
- a CDS encoding Maf family protein, with amino-acid sequence MLPLLLASSSAYRRELLARLQLPFTCSSPDIDESHRPGEPAIELVKRLAKEKAQALTGSHSAHLIIGSDQVAVLGDRIIGKPHTFEKAREQLQASSGASVTFLTGLALLNSQTGHCQVDCVPFTVHMRTLDTARIERYLRAEQPYDCAGSFKAEGLGVSLFQSTEGPDATSLIGLPLIRLIDMLLNEGVQIP; translated from the coding sequence ATGCTGCCTTTATTACTCGCTTCTAGCTCGGCATATCGCCGGGAATTGCTGGCCCGCTTGCAGCTGCCATTCACCTGTAGCTCGCCGGATATCGATGAAAGTCATCGCCCGGGAGAGCCCGCCATCGAGCTGGTAAAGCGCCTCGCCAAAGAAAAAGCCCAGGCCCTCACCGGCAGCCATTCCGCTCATCTGATCATCGGCTCCGATCAGGTCGCAGTGCTCGGCGACAGGATCATCGGCAAGCCCCACACCTTCGAAAAGGCCCGTGAACAGCTGCAGGCGTCGAGCGGCGCCAGCGTGACCTTCCTGACCGGCCTCGCCCTGCTCAACAGCCAGACCGGACACTGCCAGGTCGACTGCGTGCCATTCACCGTACACATGCGCACGCTCGACACTGCACGCATCGAACGCTACCTGCGCGCCGAACAACCCTACGATTGCGCTGGCAGCTTCAAGGCCGAAGGTTTGGGGGTGAGCCTGTTTCAAAGCACCGAAGGCCCTGACGCCACCAGTCTGATCGGACTGCCGCTGATTCGCCTGATCGACATGCTGCTGAATGAAGGCGTGCAAATCCCCTGA